A segment of the Triticum aestivum cultivar Chinese Spring unplaced genomic scaffold, IWGSC CS RefSeq v2.1 scaffold25180, whole genome shotgun sequence genome:
TAGTATCTGCTAGTTGGATAAAGATCTAATGCACCACAAATAATTGACCAACCTTTGATAGGAAAACAGGACACTTATTTTTATCATTGTTAAGCAAGGATACATCGATCTTCCCTCGCTCACTTTGCATAGTTATCATTCTATCATTCCCTTGCATATAGCAGCACTACTCACTGGATCACTGAACAATCACACAATTAAACTGCCCATGTAGATTTTCCAGACAAATTAATTAGCAAGATGAGTGTCCTCAACTAAAAGTGCATGTATTGGTTCAAAAGGGAAGAGTGGTTATTGATCAATGATGTAGATATCGAGGTTCATGTACATGTGCATTCTTACCTGAGCCTCTTGTAGGATTTGTTGCAGCTTGTTCGTGAGCCACTCGTCAAAGTCCTCGATCTCGGCTAGCATGGGGCAGCTGTTGTACTCCTCGATGAAGCATATTAAAAGGAAGTTAAATGTCCCTTTTTTCTCGCATCTCTGTAATCTGCACGAACTGTACTCGTAACTTAAcaatgcaacaagttaaatgaacACTGCTAAGGGATGTAGGGGCTGCTAGAGACGGGAGTGGCGGTGCTGCAACGGCCGGCGATGGAGGACAGATCTAGttcaagggaagaagaaggggagcagAAGGGAGGGGGTGTTGCAGAGGTCAGCTTGCCGTCCCCATGCGTCTCCTGGACTTAAGATGGGAGGAAGGCTGCCAGGGAGGTCGAGGCTCaagggagagggaggagttgaAGAGATGGAGACCGCTGTTCCCGGCCTGGAATTCGGCtacggactccgggaggaagacggcggcgccggcgccggctgtGGGGGTGCGCCCGCTCATGCGTGGGGAGGGATGAAGGGATCGTGCGTGATATATTTTTAAAAGCCTACGAGTTGAATATACTGAGCTACACGGACTTTTATGAAAAAATGAAACGTTTTCTCACATACACTTTAAGTAGGGATTGCGGGTTAATTTGAAAGAAACGGGGCGACTTTTTTTGCAAAAAGGCCAATGACGGACGGCCAGAAGCAATCCCGGATTTATTATATGaacagtggtagttaccaccacttgcgttttgtatgttgtatgtagtatctgtcgaaaccaagagtatgtacgtgtagtatgtagtatatatcaatgataggtagtatatatactaatttttggGTAGTTtgtaccatgttttgagtatgctcttttttatgtacaaatatgtacatatttcacaaatatagcaaaaactatggactcatatgcaattttttcatataacttgctttgaaatatcttaaatatagtatatgaacatatttaaaataataaaatagtatatatagtaccacatggtagtatatgagatatgtggggtaactaccaccgggtggtaggttggattttccctatatatatatatggtagttACCACACCACTtgagttttgtatgttgtatgtagtatctgtcaaaactgatagtatgtatgtatatatatatactacttttttggtAGTATGTACCATATTTGGAGCATACTCTTTTTTATGTACGAATATGTATGTATTTagtaaatataacaaaaactatgggctcatatgaatttttttgatggaacttgctttgaaatatcttagatatattaTACGAACATATTTAAAATGATAAACTAGTATGTATACTACTTCATGATAGTAtttgagacatgtggggtaactaccaccgggcgGTAGGATGTATTTTGTTTTGCATGAATGTTTTTTCCTTTCTCAATCGGGGAAATAATTTATTAACTGAATTTCAAGGCTCATCAAATggatctctttttctttcttttcttcgaTGGAGTTTTCATTGGAAAGGAGGCCATCATTTTTTAAGGAATCATTGATGTTTCCTTTTGTTTCACCAACATTAAACATGTCAAATGCAATttgttatttctttccttttcattATTGAGTTTATATGGAAGGAGACTAcccatttttttgaaaaataaggATGCTATCATTAAAAAGGGAAAGATGGATGCTTTCCTTGTTTTTGTTTCACCAACGTAAGTTGAACGTGTCAAACGCAATctgctatttttttccttttcatcCGTGGAGGTTTTATGGAAGGAGACTCACAAATTTTAAGGAACCAAGGACCCTTTCCTTATTTTCTTTCACCAACATTAAATGAGTCCATCTAAAGAAACGTTGAACGTGTTACATGTTTTTTATGGGACCATCGTTATTACGTAAGTTCTTCTCTTATATTAGACGTAAATTCTATAATCCAATGATGTAATTAATTTTGATGACATGGATTAGTGAGAAGGCTTGAAAAGTGCCTGCCGGTCAAGTCCTTAAGCACATGGGCCCCTTCAACTCCACCACCGGGAGAACCCACATCCACCGACTAGTAGTCAAATCAGGACCTCGAGGGGCGCCGGAGCTAGCAGATCGGGAGCACCGAGATGCAAGGATATCAATTTGGGAAGAACATGACAAAGGGAGACATAAGTGGAAGTTAATTGGAATATGGGAACGGAAATCACTAAAATTGGGGTTGCTCAGCTCCTCGGATTCACTCAAGCCCAACCAAACTTCAATCCTAACAGAGGTAATGCTGTCATGTAGTAGCCCATGCACGGGCGCCTAATGCGCTGCCGAGATCACCTGCCGCCACAGCTACGTGGAGATCACCAGCCACATCTCCATGCACAGCACGGACCCAGACCTATGCAGACACCACACACCACAACGCCGCCCCAATTGCCCAGCGACCACCCAACCCCGAGACCTAGCCGCATGCCGCCACGCCAGCATGCCAAACAATGGCTTCCTACCAGCAAGCCAAATTGCCGCCGAGCACCACGACACCGTTCACCCGAAACCATATGCAACGGATTAGGAAAGAACGGGGACATGGGGAAAAGACGAGGAGGTTTTTTTAAGCAAAAAAGGACAACAAGAAGGGAACGCTTTTCCCTTGATCCCATTGTAATCCTACGGCGAGAGGACGTACGGTGGGCTTTTGCCTCGATCAAACGAACTGTGGTTTGGTTAGACCCAAGCAAGATAGGGATTTGCTATTCGTCATCCTGCGTGAGAAATGGTTATTCTTCACCACCTATATTTTAACATCAATGTACCGTGATTTTGCGTTccataaattttgtcttattttagactaaaaagagaacgtaagaaaatatataatcacggtaaaatatatatttatattacgtaaaattacaaatgcaaaaacatagtgtaaaatgtacataaaatgcaatttttctggttttatgacctatattttttttcttatgccaaaatttatgaagtgaatcaatatgattGTAACTATTAATATTTCAAATTTAATTTATTTAGGAAATGATTGTAAGATTActtcgggtgaagaataacttattttaAATCCTAGGTTTGCTAAACTGAGACTGAGTGCATACTCTTTATTCTGCGTGCCATCCGCCTAATCGCAACAACTCTTGAAAGAATCATAACAGCCAAAAAAAATATTACTACCTCTGCCTTTGCTCTGCTAATTAGCGAGCCGAACATCCTATGGTGGACGTAAAAAACTTTGACTACATAGTAATGATGGTAACAAAAACACTAACCATATCATCCTAACCACATGTCTCCTGGAGTAGTAAAATCTACCAACAAATTACATAACATGACCATGCTTTTGTGATTACTCTTAACTGTGGTAAAAGCTACCAATAGGTTACCACATCCTCACTAGGAATTACCACTGCCTCTAACTTAGACAGTAAAAATAGTCACATCGTAGTGAAGCAGATCTCATTACCACATAGTAATAAAACTACCACAAACAAGTGGTAGTTGGCCATCACAAAAAAAGTTCTTAGGTGAaggttagttcttcttcaccaggGTTTTGGTCATGGGATAGAACATATTTTGTAGGTGTGAGTTCGTCTAGCATTGGATCAAACTTGAATCTTGAAGCCCTCCATCTAACATTATTTTACAATGTGAGCATGTCGAAACTTCCAATACCACAATGAGAAATGGAATTTCAGATCCAAAGGATATAAACTATAAATCGTGTATACATGGGCACTATTACCGAGATAAATGAACCCACCAATATATGTACCCATTTAAAATTTCTGAAGCAGTATGGACTCTTCTACCATCAGATGTCTAAAATATTGAAGGGTGACCCATGAAAAAGACTATGCAGACGATTCTGTGTTAATAAATTCTAAGGATGGCTATTCTTTTTTGTCTTGATGTTGGTGTTTGGTAGGGTTACCATGAATGGGAACCCAAGATAGGACACTTATATGAGGGATTTGGTGGTGAAAGAAGAGGGACAACTTTAGATCGAAATCCAGTGGGTGGTGTATGAAGAGGTGAGGCACATGGGGTACCACAACTTGTGGATTCCATAAAAGAGAGAAATGTATAAGCTTTGTTGAATTCTATGTATGAGAAATGGGATCTACTTTTCATTGGCATAATTAGAAAGAAGATTATGATTGGGAAATGAGAAAACCCTTGGGACACTAGTTTTTATCCCCTGCAGCAGAATTATTAACATATATAAACTAAGAATTTTCCCTGATTTTGTTTAGTCAAGCTTCGAGATCTACCATTATCCCTGCAGGAATAGACAAGCCACTTTATTGCTTCATGTCCATAGCTTCCTATTATTTTAGAAATTTCTAGTGCATGCTTCTATGATTAAGACCAATACATTTATTACTATAAGAAGGATGAGACAAAATGTGTAAAAACATTATAATTTTGCTAAGGTGTTTTTTTTTCAAATACCATTACCTGGCGCCATTTCTATGATTCTCTATGGTCAATTTAGATTATCGACAAAGAATTTACACACTTGTGCACATTTTCTGATACATAAAAGTTGACCTCGATCCAAGGATGTCGTAGTCCTACAAAACTATCTGCACAACCTTGTGAAGAGGTAAATTATCTCATTTGTACAATGTGACATAGTTGAATTTTCCATATGATTCTTTTCTTTATTCAATATAATCCTGGAGTCGAGATGTGCACATCTCTAACAATCTTCCATATATATGCGTCATCGCAACAAAATATAATGTATTGCAACTTGATTGGGACGGTGAGCTCTTTCATGTTCTTATTGTGAGTAGGAGTAGGATGTTCTGCGCAATGTGGTTCCCTTCTTCATGTGAGCGTACTTCAGGACGGCAGGGACATGGACACTAATGAGATATGAGTGCCAACTAATCTGCTTGGGATCAAAATTAAGGTTTCCACCATCAACATTGCATATCTTTGTTTCCATCCTTAGCCATGTTAAGTTGCTGTCGTCGAAGCTTTGCACAAGAATACGAAAGAATACTGGTTAAGAGTACATAAAAACATACAAGTCTCTAAAGTggtgaaataataataataataataacaataataataataataataataataataagaagaagaagaagaagaagaacaagaattcATATCATTAAATAAGTAGAGTTTGTGATACATAAATTTTGAGAATAGTATTTGACATTCAGTTTATAAGCGATTCTGAATGATGCTAATTTGGGTTGTTAACAAACCATGAGACTTAGCTCTATGAGTGGACATATGATTTGTCTACTTGGTATTAGCATTGTAGTCTACCGCGAAGGATATATTCTACATCGGTGATGGCGAGTCATCTATGTAAGAACCGTGTTTCATTGGGGTTTACAAGTTTAACTATTGTTTTTATATTCAACTTTTGTGTATGTGAACAAAGTAATATAACCAAATATTGGGCCGTGTGTGCACAGAAAGTAGAAGATATAGGGAATTGGAATTAAAACAAATAGATGCACTACTGTCTATTGTTCACAGTCAATTGTTGGGCTCGACAAGCCTCTAAAACAAACGTTTGTCGACCACTAATTTATAGTTCAATGATTCTATTAAACCCGACAAATCATATTGGAAAGGTAACTTTTCTTAGTCTCACCTAAACATGCAAATATTCATCTATGTTGAAGGCAAAAAAAGTTGAATATATTGTTTGTTAAATTTTGAATATTTTAATTTTCATGCTTCCAAAATATCAATTCTagtgagagaagagagagagatagtgagagagagagagagagtggaggGAGAAAGAGAGATAGAGACAGAGAGGACATAGAGAGTGCATATATGTGTCAAAACGATATTCTAGGAAATTTTATATGGATTTTCAGGACTACCATGTCAAAAGTTATGAAAGCATAGTAGAGGACTACTAAATTTTTGAAACACCATCTAAGATCACATTCTTCGAAACTTTGCAAAAAGAGTAACGCTAACATGCTGACCCTTAGTTTGCTTTGATTATAGATTTTAAAATGGAAAAGGGAATTAATCTCACCGTCCTTTAGAGAATGGATATGGTGCATACAACTTCACAAGGAGTGTGAAGAAATTGTATCTCCGGTTGAGGTCATTGCAATATCGGGAAAAACACCCACATAATAACAAATTGAATCCTTCCAAAATCTGCTAAAAATGGTATGACCAAATGCCCAAAAATATGAATAATTCACCATATACAAAATATTATTTTGTACCGACGTACCATTAGTGGTAGCGAAAATATGATCATAAGACAAACACGGAAGAAAGCATATCTCTTGAACAAGTATGGTCTTCTTGTTTGGAGGACCCTCCCATTTAATATACGAGGACTAATGGAGAAGTAATCGAAGCATGAGTCCACAAAATCATTAACTGAAAGTGGGTTCTGGCACGGTGAGCTCACATGGTAAATGACCTGCAATTTTCCATTCCAGTGAACTGCCATTGCTACCAATGCAGCATTTATTACCATGTCGGCAGGAATCTGTCAAGGTTTAGATAATCAATATAGGTTATGTACTCATTTCCTTTGGATGTTTTTATTTAGAATATTCTTTAGATGTTGAGGAAAAAGCTCGATCATGCACTAACATAGTAAGATTTACTCCCCCATTAAAAAGAGAAGTGCATCCTAGTTTAAATATGCCGACATTACAGCTTGTATGAAGAAAGTGAAGAATATTGAGCTAGGGCATACTGTCGCATTAATGACTAGAAACTCCATGAGCCAATATGTGTTGAAGCCTAAACAACCCCTCTTTACACTCTCTTTGTAATTGAATTGCTTCTATGCATTTTGGTGTGAACAAATGCATTAATATGTTTTCCTATTGCTCTAGTGAATGGCTAGATGTGCACCAATACCACTCCAATATTTATGAATTTAGGGCAATTTAGATGGAAATTGCTAATACCATTTCATCTGCAAAAGAGCTTACTGGaaaacacaaaaacaaacaaacaaacattaCATTTTGAGATGTATGACCACAATCAAGAACTTTTTTTAAGGTTTTAGATCAAAGGAGTGTTGTACTGTCCCTATTATTATGCAATTGTCTTCTATCCCAGAGTATAAAGGTTTATAATTGTCATAATCGTATATACTATGACGATATGAAGCAAACATGGATTTTATTGTGAGTTCcggcactcactttaaataggatAAAATTATATTGGCAGGCTAGAATGCCCTATAATTTGTAATGTCAAGAAAGCAGGAATGCACCATACAACGTTTTTAACGTATAAACCATCCCATTTTGTCTAATTAGTGGTCCACATTGGATCCTAATGCACTTATGAACAATGTTTCTAATCTACGGGTGGGAAGTCACTAGTTATTCTTGGAGAAAAACAATGTTAGATAaatgaattagaaaatgaatgaaaCATTTGTTAAAAACTAAATTTATCTTGGTTAAGTGTTTCTCAAAATAAAGTGAACTATTTTCAATAAAAGATAAGTGATTATAATGAAATGAAGATAGTACAACAACTTTTGAGACCTTGATGCTTGTGGGGTTCGACTAAATGATATATAGGTAGGTAATCTCTTGAGCTTACTATTCTATAAAGAATATGTTCAAATGATCAGGTGAAAAGGTATGATTATAATTACTATCAAAGCATAACCGCAAAAATGTATGTGTCTGATGTTTATTGTCATGTTCTTCATATTAAAAAGCAATGTCCAAATTCATTAGTTCAGAGTAAAAGAATTTACAAGCAGGGGGACAAATATAATTATTTCTTGTATTACTCACCAAATCAATTATGTCATTACGATCACCTAGAAAACATGGCAGTGCTTGCTCATCGTAGGCGACAATCAGAGCGTCAATTGTCCTGAAACAACATATACATAATTTAACTTTGTAAATGCATGCTATTGCTTGTAGTGTACTATGTTTTTCAACACACAAGCTTCTTATTAGTCATAGCCAAATAATCATGCACATGTCATTAGTAAGTGTTGGTATCTTGAGCACACCTCGTTCCTTCAATCCATCCAGGAAATGGATCTTGAAAAGTGCTTGTGACCATGGTGGGTCTAATAATGACAATCGGAAGCTCCCCTTTGTATTGACCAAGTAATATTTCCCCCATTGCCTTCGTGAATGTATATACGTTTGGCCATCCAAAATGACAAGCCCTATAAAAAATACTTCCAATTAACCAGTCAAAAATGAGTTCATATATACTTCATATTTCTTGCACTTAGAAAATATAAGAAAGTATAATATTTTTGAATTACTATATTTTGTATGAATCTAGTGTCACTATAATTAAAATTCAAAAGGGAAGTTTTGTTGAATGGAATATGAAGAACAATTTTAGTTATTAATTTAGACTATAATTTCAATTCCTTTCTTTTTATTAGCTTGGGTGGTCAAATATTAACTGGCCTATCTCATAGAAAAATATTATCTAAAAAATTAATTTTAGGCCCGCTTTTGTTATTGTGTAGACAGACATGGACCATGTACCTAGACTCCTAAATAAAAACATCATATTTGCAGTCACATTGTCAAGTTACATCCCAGTGATATGTTTTGTTATGTCATGCTCATGTTTGTGCCACATTCATCTTCTCTC
Coding sequences within it:
- the LOC123172914 gene encoding probable fatty acyl-CoA reductase 4, with the protein product MGEILLGQYKGELPIVIIRPTMVTSTFQDPFPGWIEGTRTIDALIVAYDEQALPCFLGDRNDIIDLIPADMVINAALVAMAVHWNGKLQVIYHVSSPCQNPLSVNDFVDSCFDYFSISPRILNGRVLQTRRPYLFKRYAFFRVCLMIIFSLPLMILEGFNLLLCGCFSRYCNDLNRRYNFFTLLVKLYAPYPFSKGRFDDSNLTWLRMETKICNVDGGNLNFDPKQISWHSYLISVHVPAVLKYAHMKKGTTLRRTSYSYSQ